The following proteins are encoded in a genomic region of Mycoplasma sp. NEAQ87857:
- a CDS encoding ABC transporter ATP-binding protein — protein MIKINNLTIGYQNKAVLNDVNLTIEQGKIIGLIGKSGCGKTTLLKSLYNHNLILDGEILFDNLNIKKSSKKQINKLLKSVQVVSNDDFMLEEYDLVSNVLLTFNNYNNVFYKILKILSKKQVGQLLELLDELNIKEFAFKKFKDLSQGQKQRAILIKALFNQFDILILDEPTSALDINNANLVMQKLNSLKINKYIILAIHDLNLALEYCDTLVAIKDNKVQAIINKNDFNQEDLIKYFD, from the coding sequence ATGATCAAAATAAATAATTTAACTATTGGATATCAAAATAAAGCTGTATTAAATGATGTGAATTTAACTATTGAACAAGGTAAAATTATAGGTTTAATTGGTAAAAGTGGTTGTGGAAAAACCACTTTATTAAAAAGTTTATATAATCACAATTTAATTTTAGATGGCGAGATTCTTTTTGATAATTTAAATATTAAAAAGAGTTCTAAAAAACAAATTAATAAGTTATTAAAATCAGTTCAAGTTGTTTCTAATGACGATTTTATGCTTGAAGAATATGATTTAGTTTCAAATGTATTATTAACATTTAATAATTACAACAATGTTTTTTATAAAATATTAAAGATTTTATCTAAAAAACAAGTTGGTCAATTATTAGAATTATTAGATGAATTAAATATTAAAGAATTTGCATTTAAAAAATTCAAAGATCTTTCTCAGGGTCAAAAACAAAGAGCTATTTTAATTAAAGCTTTATTTAATCAGTTTGATATTTTGATTTTAGATGAACCAACTAGTGCATTAGATATCAATAATGCTAATTTAGTTATGCAAAAATTAAATTCCTTAAAAATAAATAAATACATAATTTTAGCTATTCATGATTTAAATTTAGCTTTAGAATATTGTGATACATTAGTTGCAATTAAAGATAATAAAGTTCAAGCAATAATAAATAAAAATGATTTTAATCAAGAGGATTTAATTAAATATTTTGACTAA
- the cypl gene encoding ABC transporter thiamine pyrophosphate-binding lipoprotein p37/Cypl → MKKFKNIIKYFLATSTIITTSVVSFSCAKNSNDNINEKQVYKLNLDLGDQNKDLTQQLTTLLNNQLKNNGQKFKIEIINTSDSNYDSIRDKLNKGEIDFAFVSTGSLYSKEQEIKQSGLLIKLQTLTKKFKGDVNASNQTLKDLENIAKNEYQVFTKIPREQWNDKENGMGWNGTIYTRAYDDHQNVPYQRGLITILANEQDTKDIIEAWNNKDYKKFISYKLGIGKSSSGSKYILPQALLKKNFPNQFISLKQLMAQGDAIAAKLSEPNSDVKIYFENEGFYGYNKVKNPDKYPLDSKFGRISFLTVTDKLPYNVGVFAKGIKKEVADAIALAFTQINDPWGPTQGFNGYKVINDSEQEFWNVINQSLWSK, encoded by the coding sequence ATGAAGAAATTTAAAAATATTATTAAATATTTTTTAGCAACAAGTACCATTATAACTACATCAGTAGTTAGTTTTTCTTGTGCAAAAAATTCAAACGACAACATTAATGAAAAGCAAGTATATAAGCTTAATTTAGATTTAGGTGATCAAAATAAAGATTTAACTCAACAATTAACCACATTACTTAATAATCAATTAAAAAACAATGGTCAAAAATTTAAAATTGAAATTATTAATACTAGTGATAGTAATTATGATTCAATTAGAGATAAGCTAAATAAAGGTGAAATAGATTTTGCTTTTGTATCTACAGGAAGCTTATATTCTAAAGAACAAGAAATAAAACAAAGTGGTTTATTAATTAAACTCCAAACATTAACTAAAAAATTTAAAGGTGATGTTAATGCAAGTAATCAAACTTTAAAGGATTTAGAAAATATAGCTAAAAATGAATATCAAGTATTTACTAAAATACCTAGAGAACAATGAAATGATAAAGAGAATGGTATGGGTTGAAATGGCACTATTTATACTAGAGCTTATGATGATCATCAAAACGTACCTTATCAAAGAGGTTTAATTACTATTTTAGCTAATGAGCAAGATACAAAAGATATTATTGAAGCTTGAAACAATAAAGATTATAAAAAGTTCATTAGTTATAAACTAGGAATAGGTAAATCTTCTAGCGGAAGTAAATATATACTTCCTCAAGCATTATTAAAAAAGAATTTTCCTAATCAATTTATCTCTTTAAAACAACTAATGGCTCAAGGAGATGCAATTGCAGCAAAATTAAGCGAACCAAATAGTGATGTTAAAATTTACTTTGAAAACGAAGGATTTTATGGATATAACAAAGTTAAAAATCCTGATAAATATCCATTAGATTCTAAATTTGGAAGAATAAGCTTTTTAACAGTAACTGATAAATTACCATATAATGTAGGTGTGTTTGCAAAGGGGATAAAAAAAGAAGTGGCAGATGCAATTGCATTAGCTTTTACTCAAATCAATGATCCTTGAGGACCTACTCAAGGGTTTAATGGTTATAAAGTAATCAATGACTCTGAGCAGGAATTTTGAAATGTTATTAATCAATCATTATGATCAAAATAA
- a CDS encoding N-6 DNA methylase, translated as MKVKELGQVWTPKNIVDKMINLITVKSPNLILEPSSGTGMFYNELIKKFNNVIGVEIDPSIAHKNAIIASYFDTNYQPDVIIGNPPYVDFKNIQNLPKSNFLIHKPNLYLFFIEKALNDLKQNGELIFIVPSAVFTSTSSYKLNEKIYKEYSITYFELIDENVWQNASVPTAIIKIIKTKNHIDKINYFYSNGKILFGDKPKQMDGIMMVKVGGASGFNSSLKKGDVPFVVSHTERTKQLNYIEYQPKDWIRAVPKPPKDFTYQIFVNCKTRNKNPFYILENEPANFINYDASVLCLFVNLDLNETKMLVKKLNNINWEMLGIKRSGRFHFSQSILSAIVSK; from the coding sequence ATGAAAGTTAAAGAATTAGGTCAAGTATGAACACCTAAAAACATAGTTGATAAAATGATTAATTTAATAACAGTAAAATCTCCTAATTTAATACTTGAACCAAGTTCTGGAACAGGTATGTTTTACAATGAATTAATTAAGAAATTTAACAATGTTATTGGTGTTGAAATAGATCCATCAATTGCTCATAAAAACGCTATAATAGCATCATATTTTGATACAAACTATCAACCAGATGTAATAATCGGTAACCCTCCTTATGTGGATTTTAAAAATATACAAAATCTTCCAAAATCTAATTTTTTAATACATAAACCAAATCTTTATTTATTTTTTATTGAAAAAGCACTTAATGACTTAAAACAAAATGGAGAACTTATATTTATAGTTCCATCAGCTGTTTTTACTTCAACAAGTTCTTATAAATTAAACGAAAAAATATATAAAGAATATTCAATAACTTATTTTGAGTTAATTGATGAAAACGTCTGACAAAATGCATCAGTTCCTACTGCAATTATAAAAATAATAAAGACTAAAAATCACATAGATAAAATTAATTATTTTTATTCAAATGGAAAAATTTTGTTTGGTGATAAACCTAAACAAATGGATGGAATAATGATGGTAAAAGTAGGTGGAGCAAGTGGTTTTAATTCATCTTTGAAAAAAGGTGATGTTCCTTTTGTTGTATCTCATACCGAAAGGACTAAACAGTTAAATTATATTGAATACCAACCTAAAGATTGAATAAGAGCTGTACCTAAACCTCCTAAAGATTTTACTTATCAAATTTTTGTAAATTGCAAAACAAGAAATAAAAATCCTTTTTATATTTTAGAAAATGAACCTGCTAATTTTATAAATTATGATGCATCAGTTTTATGTTTATTTGTTAATTTAGATTTAAATGAAACTAAAATGCTTGTTAAGAAATTAAACAATATAAATTGAGAAATGTTAGGAATAAAAAGAAGTGGAAGATTCCACTTCTCACAAAGCATATTGTCAGCTATAGTTTCTAAATAA